One window from the genome of Salmo salar chromosome ssa25, Ssal_v3.1, whole genome shotgun sequence encodes:
- the LOC106586895 gene encoding E3 ubiquitin-protein ligase TRIM39, with protein sequence MASQTAERERLGGSYGSFGSICKKENNPRTCSSQPFIKPIMSLTQFAKVKERLRRKALELLAQVKGTDKEKDDFTFDESKLIIRELAAELNRVVQIRNVSLLTRVNEDGSCQEERQEFILQWAEELNPSPQTGQIPSGKFTRDRRNEEPLDQQGPDKEEKLKEARKALSNWAWTLKGMEQNSVCPGEDVCSVLEDLETQWKRGKLPSMLPVMDFIICSMLQEQRQEGSIAKQWFRSRVTLNHIPDSVWKWISKASDKITMDEKTANPSLLLSPDRKRVKMATIIESVYNPWDYYEMTPKMYNGWWCVLGTKGFNSGRHYWEVGVRGKAEWRIGVVRESAPRQGFFDLSPQRGYWTLRLQLGQLMAVTAPITKLNQAVPSKVGVSLDIEEGQVSFYDAAKRRHIYTFDVDFDQSEKIYPLFHTIETDRELVIL encoded by the exons ATGGCTTCACAGACAGCTG agagagagagacttggtgGCAGTTATGGCAGCTTTGGAAGTATTTGCAAAAAAGAAAACAATCCCAGAACCTGTTCATCACAACCTTTCATCAAACCAATAATGAGTTTAACTCAG TTTGCAAAGGTGAAGGAACGCCTCAGGCGTAAAGCTCTTGAGTTGTTGGCACAAGTAAAG GGGACTGACAAAGAGAAAGATGATTTCACCTTTGATGAGTCTAAATTAATCATCAGAGAACTTGCTGCTGAACTGAACAGGGTAGTTCAG ATCAGAAACGTCTCCCTCCTGACCAGAGTGAATGAGGATGGATCTTGTCAAGAGGAGCGTCAAGAGTTCATACTGCAGTGGGCTGAGGAACTGAATCCCTCACCACAGACTGGACAG ATACCATCTGGGAAATTCACAAGAGACAGGAGAAATGAGGAACCTCTAGATCAACAGGGACCAGACAAGGAAGAGAAACTGAAGGAAGCCAGAAAAGCACTGTCTAACTGGGCCTGGACACTTAAGGGCATGGAACAG aaCTCAGTGTGTCCAGGAGAGGATGTGTGTTCAGTCCTGGAGGATCTGGAGACACAGTGGAAGAGAGGGAAACTACCCAGCATGCTCCCTGTTATGGACTTTATCATCTGTAGCATGCTACAGGAACAGCGCCAGGAG GGCTCCATTGCAAAGCAGTGGTTCAGAAGCAGAG TGACTCTGAATCACATTCCTGACTCGG TTTGGAAATGGATTTCGAAAGCATCAG ATAAGATCACAATGGATGAAAAAACAGCCAACCCAAGTCTCCTACTGTCCCCTGACAGGAAAAGAGTGAAAATGGCCACCATCATTGAGAGTGTCTACAATCCCTGGGATTACTACGAAATGACTCCCAAAATGTACAATGGTTGGTGGTGTGTACTGGGGACAAAAGGTTTTAACTCAGGAAGGCATTACTGGGAGGTGGGGGTCAGGGGCAAGGCAGAGTGGAGGATAGGGGTGGTTAGAGAGTCAGCACCACGACAAGGCTTTTTTGACCTGAGTCCACAGAGAGGTTACTGGACTCTGCGTCTGCAGCTTGGACAACTCATGGCTGTAACTGCACCAATCACTAAACTGAACCAGGCTGTACCTTCAAAGGTTGGGGTCTCTCTGGATATAGAGGAGGGACAGGTCTCCTTCTATGATGCAGCGAAAAGGCGGCATATTTACACTTTTGATGTCGACTTTGATCAATCTGAAAAGATTTACCCCCTTTTTCACAccattgagacagacagagagctggttatTCTGTAG